The DNA sequence TGAGGCCGGACATGGCTTCAAAAAAAGCGTCAGCGTAGGAGAGCTCGAGGCCAGAGAAGGCAAACGGTAGTGCGGCGAAGGCAGGCAAAATGGTCCAGGCGGCGACAACAAGGACAAAGGCCTCACGGATGCTGAGGCTGCCCGCATGCCCCCAGGTCATGAGCGCAAATGACACGCCCGTAAAAAGGGTGAGCATGGCAGAGCTGGCAAAGACGACCCAGTCATCATTACCGACAGCCACATCGGCAAGAGCTGGCAGAAACATGGCAGCGCCTATCATCGCCAAGAAGATGCCGTTGACGAGAAATATGGGTCGTGTGTCGAACAAAGTGAAGCCGCTGCCCTGGTTGGCGCATCTCGTCGGAACGCAAAAGCCTTAGCCCATGCCCGTCAGAAATACTGAATGTCCCAAATTAGAGCAAATCCGGGACACAGCGAAGCTTTGAATGGTTTGAGTTGTTGCGGCCTAGTGGATCATCCGGTCCGCATGAGGGCAGTCAAGCGGGAAGGGGGGGACCGCAGCATCGAATGTTTCCCCATGGCGGGTCTCCATTCGGTATGTCCCAACCATAATCCCAGAGGGGGCAGCAAGCGGCGTACCGCTCGTATATTCATAGACCTCACCCGGAAGGATCACAGGTTGTTCGCCGACGACACCGGTGCCTTTAACCTCGTGAACCTGGCCGTGGCTGTCAGAAATCTGCCAATGACGCGCACGAAGCTGCACAGCTTCGCGGCCCTCATTGTAAATGAGAACTGTATAGGCCCAGACATAATATCCCTGGTCCGGATCGGACTGATCAGCCAGATAAATTGGCTCTACTTCGATGCGGATGGACCGCGTCGTTTGCTTGTAGAGACCAACCGTTTCCGGGGACTGCGTGCCTGCGCTATTTACAAAATCGGATCTCATTGACGCTCTCCTGAGGGGACCCCCAGATTAGCCGGGGGCAACCTAACCAGGTGTTACCGAGACGTTGCCTTTCGTTCATATGCCTAACGAATTCGAAACAAACAAGCACCGTTTGATTAACTATGAGACACCCAGAGCACGATTGATGTCATCCACGAGATCAGCAGGGTCTTCCAGGCCAACCGAAAGCCGCAGAAGTCCGTCAGTTATGCCCAATTCAGCCCGCGCAGCGTCATCCAGTCTTTGATGCGTTGTCGTTGTCGGATGAGTGATGAGGCTCTTCGAATCACCCAGATTGTTGGAGATTGAAACGATCTCAAGCGCATTTGCGAATCTAAACGCGGCATCCTTTCCGCCGTCTAGTTCGAACGCCACGATGTTCCCGCCCAGGTCCATCTGGTCCATGGCGAGCTTGTATTGCGGGTGGCTCTTAAGGCCAGGATAAATCGTTCGCAGGACCTTTGAACTGCCTTCCAGGGCCTGTGCCACACAGCGGGCATTGCGGCAATGCTCGCGCACGCGCAGATCGAGTGTTTCCAGGCTTTTCAGCATCACCCAGGCATTAAACGGGCTGAGTGACGGGCCGGTCTGGCGGAGAAAGTTCGCCAAATAATCGTCAATAAAGGCCTGGTCAGCGAGCACAATGCCGCCAAGGCACCGGCCCTGACCATCAATATGTTTGGTCGCAGAATAGACCACCACATCTACCCCATACTCCATCGGCCTTTGAAGAACCGGCGTCGCAAACACATTGTCGACAACGACGCGCGCTCCGGCTTTGTGGGCAATATCTGTGACCGCTTTCAGGTCGATAATCTCCAAGGTCGGATTGGATGGCGTTTCGAGGAAAAAGACCTTTGTGTTTGGCCGCACAGCAGCTTCCCACTGAGACAGGTCTGTTCCTTCAATCAACGTGGATTCAACGCCAAACCGTGGCAGCAATTCCTCAACGATATAGCGGCAGGATCCAAACAGCGCTTTGGCGGCCACAACATGATCGCCTGCTGACAATTGGCAGAGCATCGCAGCAGTGACCGCAGCCATGCCGGTCGCCGTGGCGCGGGCGTCTTCGGCCCCCTCCAGCGCAATCATCCGCTCTTCGAACATGCGGACGGTTGGGTTGGCAAAGCGGCTGTAGATGAAGCCGTCATCCTCGCCCTTGAACCGGGCTTCGGCAGCTTCAGCGCTCTCATAGACATAGCCGGAGGTCAGAAACATGGCTTCGCTCGTCTCGCCGAACGGGCTGCGCATGGTGCCTCCGTGAACCGCCTGAGTGCGAGGGCGAAGGGGTGATTTGGCGTCTGATTGGCTCATTTTCTCAACTTCCCAACAAAAAAACCCCGATCGGACGGATCGGGGCTCTGCCTCCCGACCTTTTAGCGAGTTATTTAACGTGGCCGCAAGCCGATCGGCTCAAATCACCACGGGATCTGGAAGCATATAAGAGGGTCGACGGTCTTCCGTCAAGGGCCCTTAATACTTGGTTCCAAAGCGGCCCGCCCCTATAACGGGGTCCCAGCTTGAATTTATGACAGATTCCCGGACACAAATGACCAAATCCGCGAGCGATCTTTTTCCTGACCATGATGGCGCGACGCCAAGCGCAGCCCGCGCTGGCGCTGCCCATGCGACGGGCATCCTGCCGGCCCACGCCATCCGAGCGCTGGTAAAGGATCAGCAGATCTGGGGCACCAGGGAGATTGAGGACAGCCAGGTGCAGCCTGCGAGCCTTGATCTGCGCTTGGGGCAGACAGCCTATCGCTTGCGGGCGAGCTTTTTGCCCGGCCCGAAATCCAGTGTCATGGAGAAGGTGGAAGCATTTTCCTATCAC is a window from the Rhodobiaceae bacterium genome containing:
- a CDS encoding CO2+/MG2+ efflux protein ApaG, encoding MRSDFVNSAGTQSPETVGLYKQTTRSIRIEVEPIYLADQSDPDQGYYVWAYTVLIYNEGREAVQLRARHWQISDSHGQVHEVKGTGVVGEQPVILPGEVYEYTSGTPLAAPSGIMVGTYRMETRHGETFDAAVPPFPLDCPHADRMIH
- the metZ gene encoding O-succinylhomoserine sulfhydrylase, whose product is MRSPFGETSEAMFLTSGYVYESAEAAEARFKGEDDGFIYSRFANPTVRMFEERMIALEGAEDARATATGMAAVTAAMLCQLSAGDHVVAAKALFGSCRYIVEELLPRFGVESTLIEGTDLSQWEAAVRPNTKVFFLETPSNPTLEIIDLKAVTDIAHKAGARVVVDNVFATPVLQRPMEYGVDVVVYSATKHIDGQGRCLGGIVLADQAFIDDYLANFLRQTGPSLSPFNAWVMLKSLETLDLRVREHCRNARCVAQALEGSSKVLRTIYPGLKSHPQYKLAMDQMDLGGNIVAFELDGGKDAAFRFANALEIVSISNNLGDSKSLITHPTTTTHQRLDDAARAELGITDGLLRLSVGLEDPADLVDDINRALGVS